GTAAAATATCCCAATCGTTGTACTCTGCATTCCAGACATCATCTAAGACAAGCAAGAACTTTTTTCCCATCAATTTCTCCTTTAACTCAAGGTGAAGCTGATTCTGAGTCTTGGTGTCACAATTTTTTGACCCGAACTCCTTGAGGATATCTTTAGTTATCTTGTAAACACCAAATTCTTCCGAAACACAGACCCATGTTTTGAGATCAAACCACTCTTGAACTCTGCTATTATTGTAAACAAGCTGACCAAGGGTGGTTTTCCCGACTCCACACATACCTACAATAGGAATCACACCAAGGCTTCTGCCATGTGCATCATCTGATAATAGCAACTTCACTATAGCTTTGTTATCATTGTTCCTACCGAAAACACCAGATTCATCAACCAGAGAAGTTGTTGGCGTTTTATGTAATGATGGTTTTTCTCCAATATTCTCACCTAAACCAAGGACATCCTTTTGTTCTACTAAATCATTAAGTCTATCAAGGATCTTCTTcaacttctctttcttcttcacgATCCTCTTGTTGAACGGACTACGAGAAGAGAGAAGGTTTCGCAACATAGCAATTTTGTTGGTTTGAGGACCAGCTTCTATCTCTGATCGCAGACCTTCATAAGCAATCTCATCCAACAAGTCATCAGCTTCATAGACAGCATCTTTAAGGTCGTCAAGCCACATTTGAACATCTCGATTAGTAATCTGCTTCTCCTCCGCATCATCCAGCAACCTATTAATAGACCTCATTGTTATCTTCAACTTCATCAGCAGTTCATCGCTGAGCTTTTGTCCCTTGAAGAAATCCACAAACTCGCGAGAAGCCATCCTGTCGAACAAAACCTGAAGAAAAGCTGAGAGAAATGATCCTCCTACCAATGCCCCAGCCATGGTTTCTTGACTTTGCTAAGGGTGTGAATACGATGATGGGAAAAGAAATGAAgtagaagaaaggagaaagaagagagCACTAGCAGTAATTGATTGACTAAAGGGAACTTGTTTGACAATTATTGATGAAAGAGCTTCTCCTCTGTTTTAGCAGCCACATTTGACTTGATCCCTTGGGAATTTATGCTGGACCTCTCAAGGATTGGACAGCTGATGTTATTACTTTTTAGTGGTtgatggtataaaaaaaaatgaatatatatggGTAACCTACCCTTCCCTCACcccaagttttaattttttaactggGTGTTGAAATTGTTGAAGGCAAGGGGAGTAGTAAAATCCAAACGTAAGATCATAagcttttttaatgtttttaactcTTTCACTACACATTCTGCAAAGGCAGGCTCAAAATGAGAAGAACTACCTTCTGCAAAAGAAAGGTTCAGAAGATTTACAAAACAGCTGCTTCTGTAACTAATTTACatatttgtgaaaaaatatACTACTGTACATTGTGATAACAATGAACAAAACCAttgctgataaaaaaaaacacaattcctTAGATCTCCAAACTCTATCGATGAACATATTATATAGAGTAACGGTATATGAACTAGTTTGagcaaacataattttaaactttCAATTACTTTTTCACATCTGGCAAGAAGTTTCTTCACTTCTTCCAAATCTTGAAGGGGTCTTAGGGCTTGAGGACTGTGGTCCATTACCTTCAACATCCACCTTGTTCATTTGGCCACCAGAATTTATAGAGGGCTCACTTGGACCACTCTCGATTATATTCTCCATGGGTTTAACAGAATCATCATTGCAAGGGGCGGGGGAGGGTATGGGACTGGAGACAACTGGTTTTGGTTGCGGGGATGAACGAGATTGATCATCAGAAGAGTCAGACTCTGGAAATATGTCTCTTTCTGTCACCAATGATGGATCAGCAGGCGATCTTCTTGATCCTGTTCGAGAAAGTGCATGCTTTATGCTACGAGCAGACTTTTCAGCATGTTTTAAAATACTCCTCGCTATTCCTTTGGCATTTCCTCCCTGGGGGCTTTCTGGACTACTTTTCTCAGAATCCAAATTAACTTCACCCAAACAACCAGAACTCGGCAATGAAAGGCTGTCTTCCACTACAAACTTAACACCAATCTGCCTCTGATCCGTTGCCTTAATATTTTCATAAGGAGATGGAACATTTTCCCCAATACTGCTCAAATTATCCTCATTTTTAGCGTTTCTATGGAATACAGAGCCAATCTTCTGCAAACCACGCTTAAAtcgtttccttttattttcacccTCAGCATTTTCTTCACCACTGCTGCTGTCAATGTTAAGCGGTCCGGATACTGCAGATTGAGAGACGAAAGAATTTGTGGTCTTCCCTTTTCTGGGCTCCCATGTTTGTGGCACTTCACTTCCAGGGTGATGAACCCATATTCCAGTCTCTTCTTGCCCTTCGACGTTGATAGGTTCGAAATTATCTGGAACTTTAGACTTCTCTGGTGATTCAGATGAAAAGGAAGCTCTGTTCGCAGTATCACTTGCGAAGGAGTCCTGTATTTGCCCCTTGGTCAATGTATCCCCATCAAGAGAACAATCACCTCcctgaataaataattatagcacaaaaaaaaaatcagtgcaCCATGTAAAAATCATGTTCTCTTGAATTGAACTCTATTGAAAAATACCTGTGCATTCCGTTCCAGAACAGTTATTGCAAGATGCAGCCTCCCCATTTTAATGTTCTG
This genomic interval from Populus alba chromosome 1, ASM523922v2, whole genome shotgun sequence contains the following:
- the LOC118027503 gene encoding C2 domain-containing protein At1g53590 isoform X2 encodes the protein MSIVHHAGIVLFLLWLLSSFNRCHPIAFILSLIYLFLVHERYVMKLRRKLQYEEKKQAYQKRKEAVVRHMYLGRNPPLFTEMRVRQSTGDDHLVLELGMNFCTADDMSAILAVKLRKRLGFGMWAKMHMTGIHVEGKVLIGVKFLPNWPFLGRLRVCFAEPPYFQMTVKPIFATGLDVTELPGIAGWLDKLLSVAFEQTLVQPNMLVVDMEKFVSPGSEDWFSVDEKEPVAYAKVEVIEASDMKPSDLNGLADPYVKGQLGPFRFRTKIQRKTLSPKWHEEFKIPICTWELPNVLAIDVRDKDPLFDDALGVCTVDINKLKDLERHDMWLPLQNIKMGRLHLAITVLERNAQGGDCSLDGDTLTKGQIQDSFASDTANRASFSSESPEKSKVPDNFEPINVEGQEETGIWVHHPGSEVPQTWEPRKGKTTNSFVSQSAVSGPLNIDSSSGEENAEGENKRKRFKRGLQKIGSVFHRNAKNEDNLSSIGENVPSPYENIKATDQRQIGVKFVVEDSLSLPSSGCLGEVNLDSEKSSPESPQGGNAKGIARSILKHAEKSARSIKHALSRTGSRRSPADPSLVTERDIFPESDSSDDQSRSSPQPKPVVSSPIPSPAPCNDDSVKPMENIIESGPSEPSINSGGQMNKVDVEGNGPQSSSPKTPSRFGRSEETSCQM